Within Deltaproteobacteria bacterium, the genomic segment GCGAACATGAAAACCTTTTTCTCCACCCAATATTCCTCGGAAACCGTGAACGCCGGAGACTGGGTCGGGACCTTTGTTCTCTTCTGGCTGCCGTTTGTCATCATCGGCATGGTATCCTTTCGCTTTCTATCCAGAATCTTCGAAAACGCCCACGCTGGCGGCCGCATCACGGCCGCCCTTGGAATCCTGAGCCTGTCCTTCGGGCTGTCCCTGCTGGCCGCGTTCCTGTCCGGCAAGGTCAAGCAAACCTCGTTTCTACTGGCCTGCACCCATATTTTCATGCTCTACGGCGTGCAGGCCCTGGCCTGGGTCTTCCGCAACGTGCGCGGGGTGTTGAAACACAAAACCCTACAGCCCCTGCTGCCCCTGGTTTTTTTGTCCATGAGCGTCGCCGTCCTGGACCTGCTGCGTCTGCCTCAATGGCTGGAACATCTGACCTGGGTCAGCCTGCTGGTCCTGAGTAGTCTCTTTTTCGGCATGATCCAGCCACAGCTACGCTACGAACGGCTTATCCGCAGCGTGCACCCCTACATCCTGGCCGTGTTCGTGGCCATGGCCGTGCTCGGTTGGGGCAATCTGGCCGTGTTGACCAGCACCCTGTGGGGTGTCCTGGCCCTGGCCATGCAGCTGGCCATCGGCACCACCAGCGTGATCCGCGTGGCCGTCGAAAAAATGGACAAAACCGGCCTGAACGCCCTGGTCGCCGACCTGACCATGACGGTTCTTGGTCTCTTGGTCTGGGCGGGCGTGGCCATCGGCGTCATGACCTGGATCACCATCAATCTCGGCACCAACGCCGTGGTCGAAAAACTGTCTTCCATGGAACTCAACTGGGGGGACTTTTCCTTCAACTTCCTGCGTATCGGCGTGGTGTTGCTATTCTTCCAGCTTGTCCGCTCCCTGACCAAGGCCTGGAAAGCGATCATGGAAAACGAACAACTGCGCTGGAAAAACATCGACCACGGCGCGGCCGCGTCCCTGCAGCGCATCGGCATTTATTGCATGTGGTTGCTGTTCATCCTCGTCAGCCTGAACCTGCTGGGCATCAGCCTGACCAATTTCGCGGTCATCGCCGGTGGTCTGTCCGTGGGCATCGGTTTTGGCATGCAGACCATGATCAGCAACTTCATCAGCGGCCTGATCCTGCTCTTTGACCGTTCCATCCAGGCCGGCGACGTCATCGAAATCAACGGACTGTGGGCCCAGGTCGAAAGCGTCAACATCCGCAACACCGTTGTCCGGACGTATGAAAACGCGAAGATCTTCGTCCCCAATTCCGACCTCATCGCCAACCAGGTCACCAACTGGACCTATCGCAACGACGTGCGCATCCGCCGCGACATCGCCGTGGGCGTGGCGTACGGGTCGGACGTCCAGTTGGTCAAAAAGCTGCTCGTGGAAGCGGCCGAGGAACATCCGGCCGTGTTGTCCGCGCCAGCGCCCTGGGTCATCTTCAACAACTTCGGCGCCAGTTCCCTGGACTTCATCCTGCGCCTCTGGGTCCGGCACGTGGATTTTTCCGCCTCGGCGCCCTCGGAAATCCGCGAGGCCATCGATGCCAAGTTCCGCGAGGCCGGCGTCGAGATTCCCTTCAATCAGATGGATGTGCACCTGCGGCCCGGCGATGGATTCGTGCGTCTCAAGAACGAAGCCTAGGTCTGTTTCCCGAGCAAAACGCGAAGCATTTCCGGGGCACGGGCATCCCGTCGACATGGGGGCGGCCATGGTGGCCGCCTCCATGTTTTTTGAAATGAGATTTTGTTCGGATCATCACAACGTTCAGATATTTTTTGTGCGGACTGCGTCCGGATGGCCGGATCAAAGCGGCCCCCTTTCTTCCTGACTACCGGCCTTGAAGCACCGCCCTGGAGCCGACAAGGCCGCGCGTTGACAAATCCCCTCCCGCCAATAAACTTAGTCCACGACCTAGCCAAACACGGAGGAATCATGCAGCAGGTAAATATTCACGAAGCCAAAACCAACCTGTCCCGGTTGATTGACATGGCCGTCAAGGGCGAACCGTTCATCATCGCCAAGGCCGGAAAGCCCATGGTCACAGTCACGGCATATCAAACCCCGGCAAAGCCGGCCCAGCGGATTGGTTTTTTGAGCGGACAGATTGCAGTCCCCGAGGATTTTGACGCCATGGGAAAAAATGAAATTCAGAGCCTGTTCGAGGGCGGTGAATGAAAATTCTCCTCGACACGCACATGCTCTTGTGGGCCGCTATCGGAACCTTGCCCCGTCAGGCGGCGGAATTAATCGGTGACATCAATTCTGATCTGTTTTTCAGCCCGGCCAGCATCTGGGAAATCTGTATCAAGAAAAGCCTGGGAAGAAATGATTTCAGGGTTGATCCGGAAGTGCTGCGACGCGGTCTGCTGGACAACCAGTACACAGAGCTGGGCATCACCAGTCAACACGCGCTGACTATCAACGATCTGCCCCTGCTCCACAAAGACCCCTTCGATAGGATGTTGCTGGCCCAAGCCAAATGCGAAGGCATCTCCCTGCTGACCTCGGACGCCATGTTGCGCGACTATCCCGGCCCTATCATTTTCATGCCCAAACCGCGCTAATCCAGCCACTCCAACTTTTCCCCGCCATAAACGAACAGGCCGGTCATTTGCATGGCCGGCCTGTTCGTTTTCAATCCCTTCTCCGGGCTTATTTGTAATACACCTTGATTTCATTGGTCATCACCGTGCCCATGCCCGGCGTGGCCTGGCCGCTGGCGATGACCACGTTTTCTCCGGGTCGGAACGTGCCAGAGTCCTGAATAAATTTTTCGGCCCGTTTCTGGTGGCTTTTGGGCTCTGTCGGGCTTTCCACCGGCGTGATGCTCCAGAAAAAATTCATCCAGCGCATGATGCGTGCGTCCGTGGTCATGGCATAGATGGGTTGAGCCGGACGACGGGAACTGATGTACCGGGCCGTGGCACCAGTGGTCGAATGACAGACCAGGGCCACGCTGTCCGCGTTTTCCGCCATGAGGCAGGCCGAATAGGCGATGAACTTGGGCGGGTTCTTTTCCGCCTTGGGCACGTACGGCCCACCAAGACGATCCAAATAATAAGGTTCGGCGTACTGCGCGATTTCGTTGATAAAACGCACGGCCTCCACCGGATAGCTGCCGATGGCCGTTTCCTCGGACAGCATGACGCAATCCGCGCCGTCGAGCATGGCGTTGGCCACATCCGTGGACTCGGCCCGGGTCGGAATGGGGTTCTTGACCATGGACAAAAGCATCTGGGTGGCGACAATGGCCGGCTTCTGGGCATGACGGCAGGCGCGTAAAATCTTCTTCTGAATTATGGGGAGTTCGGCCGGGCTGCATTCCAGTCCCAGATCGCCGCGCGCGACCATGATGGCATCTGCCACGTCAAGAATGGAATCGAGCTTGTCCACGGCGTTCTTGCGCTCCACCTTGGCCACCACCGGAATCCAGGTCCCGTGCTTGGCGATTTCGGTTTTGATGTCCTCGATGTCGTCCTTGCTTTGGACAAAGGACAGAGCCACTGCGTCAATGCCAATATCCAACCCCTGGTGCAGATCGCGTTTGTCCTTTTCGGTCATGGCCGCGACCCTGAGCGTCTTGCCGGGAAAGGCAATGCCCTTGTGGGATGTCAGGATACCGCCGTTCGTGGCCTCCAGAACAAACAATCTGTCCTTCTCGATGACCTTGATCACCGTGAACTGCAGCATGCCGTCGGACAAGGACACGGGCATACCCA encodes:
- a CDS encoding mechanosensitive ion channel produces the protein MRFFIRLSLLLMALTVMTPAWAEETAPPATEPAPPAEDAVLANFFQAKTQEMEALRQDVTDLQVQLDELNATFMPALETAQARLQLLEIMARMVKTNPYDMRVALAEAKFMQKALAKDYLPLENLAKELELKQVTVQSLEEDLERKWAASLGKDLRQDVLAIRKGVTEVGQKIKTTQGQIDKVKVAVDAIQNRVQEWITTFETQLPLIWRAEFLDGAEFKLLPPPGADISKELMDWFANMKTFFSTQYSSETVNAGDWVGTFVLFWLPFVIIGMVSFRFLSRIFENAHAGGRITAALGILSLSFGLSLLAAFLSGKVKQTSFLLACTHIFMLYGVQALAWVFRNVRGVLKHKTLQPLLPLVFLSMSVAVLDLLRLPQWLEHLTWVSLLVLSSLFFGMIQPQLRYERLIRSVHPYILAVFVAMAVLGWGNLAVLTSTLWGVLALAMQLAIGTTSVIRVAVEKMDKTGLNALVADLTMTVLGLLVWAGVAIGVMTWITINLGTNAVVEKLSSMELNWGDFSFNFLRIGVVLLFFQLVRSLTKAWKAIMENEQLRWKNIDHGAAASLQRIGIYCMWLLFILVSLNLLGISLTNFAVIAGGLSVGIGFGMQTMISNFISGLILLFDRSIQAGDVIEINGLWAQVESVNIRNTVVRTYENAKIFVPNSDLIANQVTNWTYRNDVRIRRDIAVGVAYGSDVQLVKKLLVEAAEEHPAVLSAPAPWVIFNNFGASSLDFILRLWVRHVDFSASAPSEIREAIDAKFREAGVEIPFNQMDVHLRPGDGFVRLKNEA
- a CDS encoding type II toxin-antitoxin system prevent-host-death family antitoxin, translating into MQQVNIHEAKTNLSRLIDMAVKGEPFIIAKAGKPMVTVTAYQTPAKPAQRIGFLSGQIAVPEDFDAMGKNEIQSLFEGGE
- a CDS encoding type II toxin-antitoxin system VapC family toxin, whose translation is MKILLDTHMLLWAAIGTLPRQAAELIGDINSDLFFSPASIWEICIKKSLGRNDFRVDPEVLRRGLLDNQYTELGITSQHALTINDLPLLHKDPFDRMLLAQAKCEGISLLTSDAMLRDYPGPIIFMPKPR
- the pyk gene encoding pyruvate kinase yields the protein MRTKIVATLGPASMDQHVMTDMVRLGVRVFRLNFSHSDAAHFGPVIQKIRQVEAQTGICLTVMGDLCGPKIRIGEVKGSPLQIRKGAYVRLGGPDAADRAGEDIFISLDVPELLEGLEVGMPVSLSDGMLQFTVIKVIEKDRLFVLEATNGGILTSHKGIAFPGKTLRVAAMTEKDKRDLHQGLDIGIDAVALSFVQSKDDIEDIKTEIAKHGTWIPVVAKVERKNAVDKLDSILDVADAIMVARGDLGLECSPAELPIIQKKILRACRHAQKPAIVATQMLLSMVKNPIPTRAESTDVANAMLDGADCVMLSEETAIGSYPVEAVRFINEIAQYAEPYYLDRLGGPYVPKAEKNPPKFIAYSACLMAENADSVALVCHSTTGATARYISSRRPAQPIYAMTTDARIMRWMNFFWSITPVESPTEPKSHQKRAEKFIQDSGTFRPGENVVIASGQATPGMGTVMTNEIKVYYK